ATTTTCATTAAATATTACACCCTGGATTTCAGATTTAAGAGTTCGGTTTGCAGGTTTTTGGGCAAAGCTTGAAGAATAGGTAAAAATCAAAAAACAAAAAGTTAATAAAATCAGTTTTAGCATGTGTCTCAATATAAAAATATGGTTTTAACAGGGCGCGTAACTTGCAAAATGTCTGTGATTGATGCAAGCTGTAATGAGGGATATGTACTGAATATACTTGTCTTTGTTTCGAATAAAACGATGGTATTTACAATTTTGCTGAAAACTAAAAAACATTTAAGACTGAGCATAGTTTTTTGCTTTACTAATATGAAGTATGTAAATTTTTGCACATAAAATTATTAAATACATTTCTAAATAATGGAGAATTAAATATGTTAAATAAAATTGCCGTGATTGGCGGTGGAAATATTGGCGGAGTCGTCGTTCAGGAAGCCGTTTCACGCAAATTGGCACGCAATGTTGCGCTTGTTGATGTTAAGGCGCCTGAATTTGCCCAGGGAAAATGCCTGGATATAGCTGAAGGTTCTCCGGTAATAGGTTCTGATATTAATGTAGAAGGATCTAAAGAATATGGGGTGATTGAAGGAGCGGACATTGTTATTAATACTGCTGGTGTACCTCGCACAACCCGCCCGGATGGCACAATGCCTACCCGTGAAGAACTTTTGGGGACTAATCTTAAAATTACTGATTTTGTAAGCGAAGGTATTTCTAAATTTGCACCAAACGCTATTATTATTTCTATTGCCAATCCTTTGGATGCGATTGTTTACAGACTGCAAATGAACCTTAAACGCGATCGTTCTACAATTATGGGAATGGCAGGTGTTTTAGATTCCGCACGTTACAGATTGTTTATCGCGCAAGAAGCCAATGTAAGTGTTGAAAATGTAGAAGCAATGGTTCTTGGCGGTCATGGTGATGATATGTTGCCAATCCGTTCTGCCTGCCGTATTGCCGGTATGCCTGTTGAACAGTTTGTTTCTTCAGATAAGCTTGATGCAATTGAAGCAAGAACACGTAAAGCCGGGGGTGAAGTTGTTAAGCTTCTTGGAAGCGGATCCGCATTTGTTTCTCCAGCATGGAGTGCCTTGCAAATGGCTGAAGCTATTGTTTATAACAAACGCCAAATTATGCCTGTTAGCACATTGCTAAATGGCGAATATGGTGTAGAAGGCCTTTTTATTGGTGTTCCTGCAATAGTTGGTAAAAATGGCGTGGAACAAATAATTGAGATGGACCTATCTGACAACGAAAAAGAGATGTTTAAGAATTCCGTTGCCTCTGTCCAAAAAACTGCCGATGAAGTAGTTTCAATGACTAAGTAAATAATTTCTATAATTAGCGTGGGTATTTTTTCCCACGCTTTTTTTCTCTTCTTTTCAGTTTTCTAAACTCCTTAAAAACAAATTTCCAATAAATATAATTTTTTCATACAATTCAGTATGCCATTTAAAATTCAAATTTGGTCTCCCCCTATGTATTGGAAAGTATTGATATTCGCCTCATATCTTTTTTGCAACTCCTGTACTAATGATATTTCCGTAAATAAAATTAATAATCTTGGTGGGCAAAATGAAAATTGGTATTTGCAAACAAAAACCGATCTCGGTGCATCCATTAAAATGATCGATGAAAACAACGGATTTGCCATATCAAGGGGAAGGGGAAATATACCAGGAATTGTTTATAAATATGATGGTAGTCAATGGTCCGGGATTCATTCATTTCCATACTCAGATTTTCCAATTGTTTTCCCCATTGATTCATCCACAGTGTGGACTGTAAACCATTTGACCCATAGCGGAGATTATAAACCAATTTTTAATTCCATCGCCCCTGCAGGCATAGAGGAGTTGGTTTTGCCCAAAGTTATGTGGGACGAAAAGGATTTTTCCATGTGGAAATCCCTGGACAGGCTGAAGGATGGAACTGCATGGATGGTTGGCCAGCTAGGCAATATTCTTTATTTCAATGGCAATGATTGGATTGAATATCAATCCCCATTAAAAGACCTGGAGCGCAGCAGCATGTTTAGTGTTGATCTAAACGATATAAAAATGATAGACGAAAGCTACGGATGGGCGATTGGCAAAAATGGCATTATTCTTAAATATGAAAATAAAACCTGGAAAGTAATTGAATCTCCAACAAAAAATGATTTGTACTCTATTAATTTTTCGGACGAAAAAAATGGCTGGATAGCAGGCGAAAAAGGTACTATCCTCAAATTTGAAAAAGGGAAATGGCTACGAATAAAAACAAAGTACAGAGATGATTTAAGATCAATTGAGTTTGATAAAAAGGAATTTCCCTGGATATGTGGTGATAACAGTCGTCTGATCAGGTATGATGGATCACACTGGGTGGAACATTCCTTTTTTCAAGATTATAAAGACGATTTTCTTGATCTGGATATTATTTATACAGAAAATGGTATGCGCCTGATTTGGATCATGGGTACTAATGGAATATATACCAATGCGCATGGTTCACAGCTTTCTTTCTCCGATATTACCCAATCCGCCGCTCTGAAATCACAAGGTGTCTCTGCATTGATTAGCGACCAGGATATGGATGGCTTCCCCGATTTGCTGGTTATAAATGAGGGCCCTAATCTGTATTTTAGAAATAATGGAAACAGTCAATTCTCTGATCAGAGCATCCATACCGGTTTTCTGACTGAAACTGAATACCCAAATGCAATGGTTGCCGATATTAACAATGATGGATATCAGGATGTTTTTGAGATATCGGACTCAGAAACATTTCGGTTACTTTTAGGAACTCGCGGATTTGATTTTATTTCTTTTAATGGGATTCAAATAAAACAAGATACACTGTCCGATTTTGTTTCAACACAGTCTGTTAGTTTTGTAGACTTTGATAATGATGGCAATCTGGATCTTTATATTTCTAACTATGATGATCCGAACTTTGTCTTAAAAGGGGATGGAAGTGGAAACTTCCAAGACATCACTGCTTCGCTGCCTGTTAACAAAATTGGCTTACGTTCTTTTGGCGCAGTTTTTTCAGATATGAATTCCGATGGATTAATAGACATCATAATCCCTTATAGGGACAATGCAACAAATGGCAGATTTGTCGATCTTTTTGTAAATGAGAAAGACTTCAAATTTTCCCGCTTCGATAGCCCATCTTTTTTTAATTCTCAGCAAAATGATTATATAAAATCCGCAATCGCTGAAGATTTTAATAATGATGGTTTCTGTGATTTGCTTTTCTTCAATCAAGACTACCAGCCAGTTTTGTTGCAAAATGATGGAAATGCAAAGTTTATTAATGTTTCAGATATTTCTGAATTACCGCAAAAAATGTTCTACCCTGAAGAGATAAGTGGCATTATTAACAGCGCCGATCTAAATAATGACGGTTGGATGGATTTAGTTTTGGGAGGCCGGATATTCCTAAATAATCCGGAAATGAATTTTAAGGAAGTTACAGAAAATGTTGGTATTCATTTTATGGGTACACCTTCCATAGCTGATATTGACCGTGACGGAGATATGGATATCTTTTTTGGCAGCTCCGCTCATGGATTGGGAGAAGGCAAGCGGGCAGCACTTTATAGAAACAATATCAATAATAAGCAGTCGGCTGAAATTGTCCTGAAGGGTGATGTTAGCAATAGACAGGCTATTGGAAGTCAGATATATTTATATGCCATTGGAGAAAGTGGTGATACGGTTTATACATCTTTAAAACAGGTTGGATTGGGTTCATCTCCAACTACTATCAACCGGCTAAACCAAACTTATTTTGGACTCGATCCAGATTATAATTATCAAGCACAAGTTATTTTCCCATCGGGTAAAACGCATATTCTAAAGGATGTAAGTCCGGGTAAAAACTATACGCTTTATGAATCTGAACCTTGGGGGCATTATTTTGTATTATTCTCAAAAGATGTTTTCCGTAGTTGGCAATTATATAAACCTGCTTATTTGTGGGGAGTTTTATTACTTGTTATTTTATTTCCGGCAATAATTATTTTAAGCAAAAAATACTGTTCAGCTCGGTCTATTCGCTATACAATTCATTTTACATTTGCGCTTGTGGCTTACCTGATCACTTTACATTTTTCAATCCTTATGCTCCCAGTTTTCGTAATTACAATTCCAACACTTGTTGCTTCGTTGATTCTGATTGCCTTAATCCTGGGCAATAACTTTTTTGAGAAGCAGAAAAGCACCAGATATATTTCTCATTTCAAAATTGATAAAAAAATTGGTGAAGGGGGCATGGGCCGCGTATATAAAGCACTCGATATCCAGACAAAAAAAACAGTGGCCCTAAAAGTATTGTTGGAAGAACTACTTCAAAATCCTGTCAACCGAAAACGTTTTGACAGCGAATGCCAAATCCTGGAATCTTTAAAACACCCTAATATTGTTGAGGTTTTTGAAGCCTCTGAAAGTGGTTATAGTGGCTATATTGCCATGGAGCTTTTGGAAGGTGGTACTTTAAGACAATTTATACATAAACATCACCCGTTAAGTGAAAAAAGTATAGCAGAATTTTTAGTGCAAATCTGTTCAGGTTTAGAAGCCATCCATAAAAATGACATTATTCATCGTGATTTAAAAACCAATAATATAATGTTAGATTCTGACAATAACCTGCGCATAATGGATTTTGGCCTTTCAAAAGCACCCGTAGTTTCGACCATGACAAACATTGGAACGGCTATGGGGACGTTGGCCTACATTGCACCTGAGCAGATTACCGGTTTACAAATTGATAAGCGTTCTGATTTCTTTTCCCTGGGAGTAATAATTTATGAGCTGTTTACAAATGCATTGCCTTTTAATGCGGAAAATGAAATGGGCTTGATCCATGCAATTTTTAATTATCAGCCACTTTCAATTCTGAAAAAGAGGAGTGATATTAATCCAGGTTGGGAACTTTTGGTAAACCAATGTCTGGAAAAAGATTTTGAAAAACGTCCTATAAATATCACTATTATTTCAGATAAAATAAAAGAAATAATAAGTGGTTAAAATTTTAAATTTTGGAAATGAAAAAATGTATAAAAGTTTAAAAAATATTGGAGCAACTTTTTTAGTATGGAGTTTTTTGGGTCTTCTCTATTCGGCACACTCTTATTTTTATCGCTTGGAAATTGGCCAGGATGTAAAATGGGTTGAAATGTTGTTGATTGATGCACCGCATTTTGTTTTGTGGTTCTTTTTTATGCCGTTATCAATGTTGGTGTCTAAATATTTTCCTTTTGCTAAAAGACACTGGTTTGTGCCGGGTGCTGTTCATTTAGTGGCAGCCCTTTTTATCTCTTTAAGCCACAGTATTGTTTATTCCATATTTAAGATCTGGATAAAATATGGTTCTCAGGAGTTATCTCAATCTAATATATTTCTTACTGTTTTTTCTTCATTCGATTATAGTCTTCTGGTCTATTTCATTATGCTCTTTGTAATTCAGGTTTTGATTTATAATAAAAAGTTGAAAGCAGAAAATGAAAAATCGCTACAGCTCAAATCCGCTTTAACTCAATCACAACTGGATGTATTAAAATCCCAACTTCAACCTCATTTTCTTTTTAATACTTTAAACTCAATATCCGTTCTTACAAAAGAAAATCCTGAACTGGCCAATCAGGCAATTCATTTATTGAGTGATTTGCTGAGGTATTCCTTGAAGCATGCTCAAACCCAATTTGTATCGGTTGAAGCGGAAGTAAATTTTATAAAAGATTATCTGGCAATAGAAAAGATTCGTTTTGCCGAACGCCTGACTGTTGAGTATAATATTGATCCGCAAATTCTACATC
The genomic region above belongs to Calditrichota bacterium and contains:
- a CDS encoding malate dehydrogenase, with translation MLNKIAVIGGGNIGGVVVQEAVSRKLARNVALVDVKAPEFAQGKCLDIAEGSPVIGSDINVEGSKEYGVIEGADIVINTAGVPRTTRPDGTMPTREELLGTNLKITDFVSEGISKFAPNAIIISIANPLDAIVYRLQMNLKRDRSTIMGMAGVLDSARYRLFIAQEANVSVENVEAMVLGGHGDDMLPIRSACRIAGMPVEQFVSSDKLDAIEARTRKAGGEVVKLLGSGSAFVSPAWSALQMAEAIVYNKRQIMPVSTLLNGEYGVEGLFIGVPAIVGKNGVEQIIEMDLSDNEKEMFKNSVASVQKTADEVVSMTK
- a CDS encoding protein kinase, producing the protein MYWKVLIFASYLFCNSCTNDISVNKINNLGGQNENWYLQTKTDLGASIKMIDENNGFAISRGRGNIPGIVYKYDGSQWSGIHSFPYSDFPIVFPIDSSTVWTVNHLTHSGDYKPIFNSIAPAGIEELVLPKVMWDEKDFSMWKSLDRLKDGTAWMVGQLGNILYFNGNDWIEYQSPLKDLERSSMFSVDLNDIKMIDESYGWAIGKNGIILKYENKTWKVIESPTKNDLYSINFSDEKNGWIAGEKGTILKFEKGKWLRIKTKYRDDLRSIEFDKKEFPWICGDNSRLIRYDGSHWVEHSFFQDYKDDFLDLDIIYTENGMRLIWIMGTNGIYTNAHGSQLSFSDITQSAALKSQGVSALISDQDMDGFPDLLVINEGPNLYFRNNGNSQFSDQSIHTGFLTETEYPNAMVADINNDGYQDVFEISDSETFRLLLGTRGFDFISFNGIQIKQDTLSDFVSTQSVSFVDFDNDGNLDLYISNYDDPNFVLKGDGSGNFQDITASLPVNKIGLRSFGAVFSDMNSDGLIDIIIPYRDNATNGRFVDLFVNEKDFKFSRFDSPSFFNSQQNDYIKSAIAEDFNNDGFCDLLFFNQDYQPVLLQNDGNAKFINVSDISELPQKMFYPEEISGIINSADLNNDGWMDLVLGGRIFLNNPEMNFKEVTENVGIHFMGTPSIADIDRDGDMDIFFGSSAHGLGEGKRAALYRNNINNKQSAEIVLKGDVSNRQAIGSQIYLYAIGESGDTVYTSLKQVGLGSSPTTINRLNQTYFGLDPDYNYQAQVIFPSGKTHILKDVSPGKNYTLYESEPWGHYFVLFSKDVFRSWQLYKPAYLWGVLLLVILFPAIIILSKKYCSARSIRYTIHFTFALVAYLITLHFSILMLPVFVITIPTLVASLILIALILGNNFFEKQKSTRYISHFKIDKKIGEGGMGRVYKALDIQTKKTVALKVLLEELLQNPVNRKRFDSECQILESLKHPNIVEVFEASESGYSGYIAMELLEGGTLRQFIHKHHPLSEKSIAEFLVQICSGLEAIHKNDIIHRDLKTNNIMLDSDNNLRIMDFGLSKAPVVSTMTNIGTAMGTLAYIAPEQITGLQIDKRSDFFSLGVIIYELFTNALPFNAENEMGLIHAIFNYQPLSILKKRSDINPGWELLVNQCLEKDFEKRPINITIISDKIKEIISG
- a CDS encoding histidine kinase; this translates as MYKSLKNIGATFLVWSFLGLLYSAHSYFYRLEIGQDVKWVEMLLIDAPHFVLWFFFMPLSMLVSKYFPFAKRHWFVPGAVHLVAALFISLSHSIVYSIFKIWIKYGSQELSQSNIFLTVFSSFDYSLLVYFIMLFVIQVLIYNKKLKAENEKSLQLKSALTQSQLDVLKSQLQPHFLFNTLNSISVLTKENPELANQAIHLLSDLLRYSLKHAQTQFVSVEAEVNFIKDYLAIEKIRFAERLTVEYNIDPQILHLNVPSLLLQPIIENAVKHGVTEMRGVGNIKLNAQKLDDRLVFEITDNGDATKKESLNEMDLGIGLKNTINRLNTLYGEKHQFKLTNTPGRGTIATISIPVGYNNEKIVEDE